Proteins from a genomic interval of Acetobacterium woodii DSM 1030:
- a CDS encoding CpXC domain-containing protein encodes MATKKTIMRTCPECGAYFNVEAYEMVNATLDQAIREEVIFGRIFDFTCPVCGHRFRSPYSTAYKEMEKEYIIFLDLDDATDNCDEMISEEELIENQIKETQALFPTYRIRVVHDMMDLIEKIHIFSAGLNDKIITYLGYKIKDDVTLKMKTAKPPIQVNKALFDSLRGKEGQINFGLLSTSPKPIFVTTPTRDYEYLLKKSPLRHQFEEAEGLYQIDEGWAAGIDKVLIA; translated from the coding sequence ATGGCAACAAAAAAAACAATAATGCGAACCTGTCCGGAATGCGGAGCGTACTTTAACGTTGAAGCTTATGAGATGGTTAATGCTACACTGGATCAGGCCATTCGGGAGGAAGTGATCTTTGGCCGTATTTTTGACTTTACTTGTCCGGTGTGCGGTCATCGTTTTCGCAGTCCTTATTCGACGGCTTACAAAGAAATGGAAAAAGAATATATTATCTTTTTGGATCTCGATGATGCTACCGATAATTGTGACGAAATGATCAGTGAAGAAGAGTTAATTGAAAATCAAATTAAAGAAACACAGGCATTGTTTCCCACTTATCGCATTCGGGTGGTTCATGACATGATGGATCTGATTGAGAAGATTCATATTTTTAGTGCCGGTCTTAATGACAAGATCATTACCTATCTGGGTTATAAAATTAAAGATGATGTGACTTTAAAGATGAAAACGGCCAAACCGCCGATCCAGGTAAACAAAGCTTTGTTTGATTCGCTTAGAGGGAAAGAAGGGCAAATTAATTTTGGTTTGCTGAGTACTTCACCCAAACCGATCTTTGTGACCACACCGACCCGGGATTATGAATACTTGCTTAAAAAAAGCCCCCTTCGCCACCAGTTTGAAGAAGCGGAAGGCTTGTATCAGATCGATGAAGGTTGGGCCGCCGGGATTGACAAAGTGCTGATTGCCTGA
- a CDS encoding FAD-dependent oxidoreductase, with product MIWDKIIIGAGLYGLYAAKTCGDRGERVLVLEWEESPFQRATYINQARVHMGYHYPRSYATAIKSAHYFNRFVKDYDFCIHQEFDQIYATSDSFSWTNREQFTKFCKAADIPCEELVPEKYFNKGLCDGAYRTREYTYDAGILGHYFVDELKRKINVEMKYGVRIQAIEKQGKHFAVILENGETFETGFLLNATYGSTNQILDLAGIEPFKIKYELCEIILCKPQQQLLDVGITVMDGPFFSVMPFGKTGYHSLTAVAFTPHMSSFDSLPQFKCQEKSEGYCSPRQLGNCNDCQVRPQSAWPYMSTMAEKYLKADYSFSYAGSLFSMKPILKASEVDDSRPTVVRKASENPTFVSVLSGKINTVYDLDEVLKND from the coding sequence ATGATCTGGGACAAAATTATTATTGGCGCTGGTCTGTATGGCCTTTACGCTGCCAAAACCTGCGGGGATCGAGGCGAACGGGTGCTGGTTCTGGAATGGGAAGAATCGCCTTTTCAACGGGCGACCTATATCAATCAGGCCCGTGTCCATATGGGTTACCACTACCCAAGGTCCTATGCCACAGCAATAAAGTCGGCCCATTACTTTAATCGCTTTGTGAAGGATTATGATTTTTGTATTCATCAGGAGTTTGATCAGATTTATGCCACCAGTGACAGTTTTAGCTGGACGAATCGGGAACAGTTTACGAAATTTTGCAAAGCTGCGGATATTCCCTGTGAAGAACTTGTCCCGGAAAAATATTTTAATAAAGGCCTGTGCGACGGGGCTTATCGAACCCGTGAATATACCTATGACGCCGGTATTTTGGGTCATTATTTTGTTGATGAACTCAAAAGAAAAATAAATGTGGAAATGAAATACGGGGTTCGGATTCAGGCGATTGAAAAGCAAGGCAAACATTTTGCCGTGATTCTGGAAAATGGTGAAACGTTTGAAACGGGTTTTCTGTTGAATGCGACCTATGGTTCAACCAATCAGATTCTTGATTTAGCGGGAATTGAACCCTTTAAAATAAAATATGAGCTGTGTGAAATCATTCTTTGCAAACCGCAACAGCAGTTGCTGGATGTCGGCATTACAGTGATGGACGGCCCTTTTTTTTCGGTCATGCCCTTTGGCAAGACCGGCTATCATTCGTTGACTGCGGTCGCTTTTACGCCCCATATGTCTTCATTTGACAGCCTGCCGCAATTTAAGTGCCAGGAAAAAAGCGAGGGCTATTGCAGTCCCCGGCAATTGGGAAATTGTAACGACTGTCAGGTTAGACCGCAATCGGCCTGGCCTTATATGTCGACAATGGCAGAGAAATATTTAAAAGCCGATTACAGTTTTTCCTATGCCGGGTCGCTGTTTTCGATGAAGCCGATTTTAAAGGCGTCGGAGGTTGACGATTCACGGCCGACTGTGGTTCGCAAGGCCAGCGAAAATCCGACTTTTGTTTCGGTTTTATCGGGGAAAATCAATACGGTTTATGATTTGGATGAGGTGTTGAAAAATGACTGA
- a CDS encoding DUF2599 domain-containing protein, which yields MLWNNEQSIYNQWFCHWSTVGHFKTWNLEPKRPNVGLAQTIASWCNP from the coding sequence TTGCTTTGGAATAATGAACAAAGTATATACAACCAGTGGTTTTGCCATTGGTCGACGGTAGGACATTTTAAAACATGGAATCTTGAGCCTAAAAGACCAAATGTTGGATTAGCGCAGACTATTGCAAGTTGGTGTAATCCATAG
- a CDS encoding glycosyltransferase — translation MTEKRTNQSIAFDKEKNFVSAVIYVYNDEERIGEFLQKINTVLRTNFENYQIICVNDASEDNSLAVIREIGKTITGTVINVVNMSFYQGVELSMNAGIDLSIGDFVFEFDNLVMDYGADLMMEVYNRCLSGFDIVNAAPKKCGHKSSRLFYRVFNRYSHNPHPLRTENFRILSRRAINRVHSVSRTIPYRKAVYANCGLKIATIVYNNDLSCLKAYGKETRYQRKEMAADSLILFTNVAYKMTILAAVFMMIATFGIGIYTLFSYVFEDVVSGYTSMMLVIVFGFFGVFVILAVIIKYLSMLMELVFSKQKYTIESVETLSE, via the coding sequence ATGACTGAAAAACGAACGAATCAATCGATCGCGTTTGACAAAGAAAAGAATTTTGTTTCAGCGGTGATTTACGTTTATAATGATGAAGAACGGATTGGCGAATTTCTACAGAAAATTAATACAGTGTTACGAACAAATTTCGAAAACTATCAGATTATTTGTGTCAATGATGCTTCTGAAGACAATAGCTTAGCCGTGATTCGGGAAATTGGAAAAACGATTACCGGAACGGTGATTAACGTCGTTAATATGAGCTTTTATCAGGGCGTGGAATTGTCGATGAATGCCGGCATTGATTTATCAATCGGCGATTTTGTGTTTGAATTTGATAATCTGGTGATGGATTATGGAGCCGATCTGATGATGGAGGTCTATAATCGCTGTTTGTCCGGTTTTGATATTGTTAATGCGGCCCCGAAAAAATGCGGACATAAAAGCTCGCGCCTGTTTTATCGTGTTTTTAACCGTTATTCACACAATCCTCATCCGTTGCGGACCGAAAATTTTCGGATTTTATCAAGGCGAGCCATTAACCGGGTGCACTCGGTCAGCCGGACGATTCCATACCGAAAGGCTGTTTATGCCAACTGTGGTTTAAAGATTGCAACCATTGTTTATAATAATGATTTATCCTGCTTGAAGGCTTATGGCAAAGAAACTCGCTATCAACGTAAAGAAATGGCGGCGGATTCTTTGATTTTATTTACTAACGTGGCTTACAAGATGACGATTCTGGCCGCCGTTTTTATGATGATTGCCACCTTTGGGATTGGCATTTATACGTTATTCAGTTATGTTTTTGAAGATGTGGTTTCCGGTTATACCTCGATGATGTTGGTGATCGTCTTTGGCTTTTTTGGAGTTTTTGTAATTCTGGCGGTGATTATTAAATATTTATCGATGCTGATGGAACTGGTTTTCAGTAAACAGAAATACACCATCGAGTCAGTCGAAACCCTCAGCGAGTAG
- a CDS encoding leucine-rich repeat domain-containing protein translates to MEQRQVACPPQTQVWRADHDEEKRQTFSEQDAKKLKGKEIEVNDTYTKIGYGAFKNITKVKRIVLSENIEYIGDEAFRGCTMLNTITLPEKLRRLGKGAFYNCCRLQTITIPPKVKRIESKTFKQCRGMKAINLHDQIESIGDSAFIECESLQEIRIPEQCREIPFRSFCYCNGLKTVGFPKQLQRIGKEAFYRSGLTSLKLNDQLEVLEESAFLRCLGLQEITIPKSVKQIDKWAFHGCDNLHRAVFEGDPEILGSGIFNRLNTTVVCKKGSRIDAYCRENGFMVENIE, encoded by the coding sequence TTGGAACAAAGACAGGTAGCTTGTCCGCCACAAACCCAGGTATGGCGGGCCGATCATGATGAAGAGAAACGCCAGACCTTTAGTGAGCAGGATGCAAAAAAACTTAAAGGAAAAGAAATAGAGGTAAATGATACGTATACCAAAATCGGTTATGGTGCATTTAAAAACATTACCAAGGTTAAACGGATTGTTTTATCCGAAAATATTGAGTATATTGGTGATGAAGCGTTTCGGGGCTGCACGATGTTAAATACCATCACTTTGCCAGAAAAATTGAGACGATTGGGTAAAGGGGCTTTTTATAATTGTTGCCGCCTCCAAACGATAACCATCCCACCGAAGGTTAAACGCATTGAAAGCAAAACTTTTAAGCAATGTCGCGGGATGAAAGCCATTAACCTTCATGATCAGATTGAGTCAATTGGCGACAGTGCTTTTATAGAATGTGAGAGCCTGCAGGAAATCAGAATTCCGGAACAATGCCGTGAGATCCCCTTTCGCAGCTTTTGTTATTGCAACGGCCTCAAAACTGTTGGTTTTCCCAAACAACTGCAGCGAATTGGAAAAGAAGCCTTTTATCGCAGCGGCTTAACCTCGCTTAAACTCAACGATCAACTGGAGGTGCTTGAAGAAAGTGCTTTTCTGCGTTGTCTGGGATTACAGGAGATCACCATCCCTAAAAGTGTTAAACAGATTGACAAGTGGGCCTTTCATGGCTGTGATAATCTGCACCGGGCGGTTTTTGAAGGTGATCCGGAAATATTGGGGAGTGGAATTTTTAACCGCCTGAATACAACAGTAGTGTGTAAAAAAGGTTCCCGGATCGATGCTTATTGCCGGGAAAATGGCTTTATGGTGGAAAATATTGAATAA
- a CDS encoding sugar phosphate isomerase/epimerase family protein: MNYSMFSWFGYFMNFEDRIKIIADAGFDEAMISWEDEEAPWAIKKELFPEIVHKNNLGITNIHAPFIGYSDIWTASRIEIQPKLQMFKDYLRDCQTFAIPAMVMHTNDLDEFQPDLDKGLAFFSELADAAEKYGVDLAVENVSRQHLLVYLLEQIDTPRFGMCYDSSHDFLEEQNCGRILKKYKHRIKALHLSDNDFEADRHWIPGEGRIPLDQVMAEILSVPTIKTLSYEVLANEQWREKDPLEFAVAVRKSLAEKYN; the protein is encoded by the coding sequence ATGAACTATAGTATGTTTTCCTGGTTTGGTTATTTTATGAATTTTGAGGATCGCATCAAGATTATTGCTGATGCCGGTTTTGATGAAGCGATGATTTCCTGGGAGGATGAAGAAGCGCCCTGGGCAATTAAAAAAGAGTTGTTCCCGGAGATTGTTCACAAGAATAATCTTGGAATTACCAATATTCATGCCCCTTTTATTGGGTATAGTGATATCTGGACGGCTTCGCGCATTGAGATTCAGCCTAAGCTGCAGATGTTTAAGGATTATCTGAGAGATTGCCAAACCTTTGCGATCCCGGCGATGGTGATGCATACCAATGATCTCGATGAATTTCAACCGGATCTGGATAAAGGTTTAGCGTTTTTCTCGGAGCTGGCCGACGCTGCCGAGAAATATGGTGTTGATCTGGCGGTGGAAAATGTCTCACGTCAGCATCTTCTGGTGTATCTGCTGGAACAGATTGATACGCCCCGGTTTGGGATGTGTTACGATAGCTCTCATGATTTTTTGGAAGAACAAAATTGCGGCCGGATTTTAAAAAAATACAAGCATCGGATCAAAGCCCTGCATTTGTCGGATAATGATTTTGAAGCCGATCGGCATTGGATTCCCGGCGAAGGTCGTATTCCGCTGGATCAGGTGATGGCCGAAATTTTGAGTGTACCAACGATTAAAACCTTGTCTTACGAGGTGCTCGCCAATGAGCAATGGCGGGAAAAAGACCCGTTGGAATTTGCCGTGGCGGTGCGCAAGAGCCTGGCGGAAAAATATAATTAG